A part of Haemorhous mexicanus isolate bHaeMex1 chromosome 25, bHaeMex1.pri, whole genome shotgun sequence genomic DNA contains:
- the ELAPOR1 gene encoding endosome/lysosome-associated apoptosis and autophagy regulator 1 isoform X2, whose amino-acid sequence MPGAIPKGSVPDAVPRGSVPGAYSCSRGRGQVAAGARRPGRWRGRGSGAGARTGRAAAVATAVAAAMAGSGARWMPLALCLAVILSPGRTGEQLHVCKESEYHYEYTACDSSGSRWRVAVPHTPGLCTGLPDPVRGTECCKIPARNGMGSGWQVAMAGMGNEAFSCKAGEFLEMQTQTCRPCAAGTYSLGTGVRFDEWDEVPHGFANVATNLEVDDGFGDAAENCTASTWVPLGDYVASNTDECTATLMYAVSLKQSGTVTFEYIYPDSSIVFEFFVQNDQCQPTVEESRWMRTTEKGWEFHSVELSRGNNVLYWRTTAFSVWSKVPKPVLVRNIGITGVAFTSECFPCKPGTFAPASGSTACQLCPADTFSGKGATACQPCDSDTYAEPGSGSCKPRPPCTDKDFFYTHTACDASGETQLMYKWAEPKICSEELPQAARLPSSGVKTQCPPCNPGFAKGNSSTCQPCPYGFYSNGSACLSCPEGTEPVLGLEYKWWNVLPPNMETTVLSGINFEYKGIAGWEVAGDYIYTAAGASDSDFMILTLVVPGFSPPSPVLEDTESREVARITFVFETLCSVGCELYFMVGVNSHTNTPVETWTGSTGKQSYTYLVEKNATVSFTWAFQRTPYHEAGRRFTSDVAKLYSINVTNVQGGVASFCRRCAPQPTGSCAPCSPGSAVDPSSGTCQPCPPGTYLWGHPSDGTPTCHPCGPGTRSNQLRSLCYNNCSLALALPGRMLHFEFPSLGQGAGVGTGSSFTPKGLRYSHHFHLSLCGHQGRKMASCADNVTAGLGGPARVVTSYVCQAILVPPDVTGARAAVSSQPISLGDHLLGVTTSSVLDGIVSPPELFPPSHPDLPDIIFFFRSNDMTQPCSSGRATTIRLRCDPLRIGTGTLAVPSKCPEGTCDGCTFHFLWVTAEGCPRCSSSHHRPIVGACIGGVQVIQACRSVDFWLKVGISTGTCAAVLLAALAAYFWKKTQKLEYKYSKLVMDAAARETDATSPDSCAIMEGEDAEDELLFATEMSLFGKLKALTAKRMPDGFDSVPLKTSSSSIDREL is encoded by the exons TCCGAGTACCACTATGAGTACACAGCATGTGACAGCTCAGGATCACGCTGGAGGGTGGCTGTACCCCACACACCTGGACTCTGCACTGGCCTGCCTGACCCTGTCAGGGGCACTGAATGTTGTAAGATTCCTGCCAGGAATGGCATGGGGTCAGGCTGGCAGGTGGCAatggcagggatgggaaatgAGG CATTCTCCTGCAAGGCGGGTGAGTTCCTGGAGATGCAGACGCAGACGTGCCGGCCCTGCGCTGCAGGCACCTACTCGCTGGGCACTGGTGTCCGCTTCGATGAGTGGGATGAGGTGCCCCATGGCTTTGCCAATGTGGCCACCAACCTGGAGGTGGATGATGGCTTTGGCGATGCGGCAGAGAACTGCACAGC GTCAACATGGGTGCCACTGGGGGACTACGTGGCCTCCAACACAGATGAGTGCACGGCCACCCTAATGTATGCTGTGAGCCTCAAGCAGTCGGGGACTGTCACCTTCGAATACATCTATCCTGACAGCAGCATCGTCTTTGAATTCTTC GTGCAGAACGACCAGTGCCAGCCCACGGTGGAGGAGTCCCGCTGGATGCGGACGACAGAGAAGGGCTGGGAATTCCACAGC GTGGAGCTGAGCCGTGGGAACAACGTGCTGTACTGGCGGACCACCGCCTTCTCTGTCTGGTCCAAGGTGCCTAAACCAGTGCTGGTGAGGAACATCGGCATTACAG ggGTGGCCTTCACTTCCGAGTGCTTCCCCTGCAAGCCCGGCACCTTCGCCCCCGCGTCCGGCTCAACCGCCTGCCAGCTCTGTCCCGCCGACACTTTCTCTGGCAAAGGGGCCACCGCCTGCCAGCCCTGCGACTCTGACACCTACGCTG AGCCCGGCTCGGGGTCCTGCAAGCCACGCCCGCCCTGCACAGACAAGGATTTCTTCTACACCCACACGGCCTGCGACGCCAGTGGGGAG ACCCAGCTGATGTACAAGTGGGCAGAGCCCAAGATCTGCAGCGAGGAGCTGCCGCAGGCGGCCCGGCTGCCATCCTCGGGGGTCAAGACCCAATGCCCCCCCTGCAACCCTGGCTTCGCCAAAGGCAACAGTAgcacctgccagccctgtccctatGGCTTCTATTCCAACGGCTCCG cctgcctcaGTTGCCCAGAGGGCACTGAGCCGGTGCTGGGCTTGGAGTACAAGTGGTGGAACGTGCTGCCCCCCAACATGGAGACCACCGTGCTCAGCGGCATCAACTTTGAGTACAAGGGCATTGCAG GCTGGGAGGTAGCTGGGGACTACATTTACACAGCAGCTGGAGCCTCTGACAGTGACTTCATGATCCTCACGCTGGTGGTCCCTGGCTTCAG ccctccaagcccagtgctggaggacacagagagcagggaggtggccaGGATCACCTTTGTTTTCGAGACGCTGTGCAGTGTTGGCTGTGAGCTCTACTTTATGGTG GGTGTCAACTCACACACCAACACTCCGGTGGAGACATGGACAGGCTCCACGGGGAAACAATCCTACACCTACCTGGTGGAGAAGAACGCGACCGTGAGCTTCACCTGGGCCTTCCAGCGAACCCCGTACCACGAGGCG GGCCGGCGGTTCACCAGTGATGTGGCCAAGCTGTACAGCATCAACGTCACCAATGTGCAGGGGGGGGTGGCCTCCTTCTGCCGCcgctgtgccccccagcccacTGGGTCCTGTGCCCCGTGttcccctggcagtgctgtggacCCCAGCTCAGGCACCTGCCAGCCTTGCCCACCTGGCACCTACCTGTGGGGCCACCCCTCCGACGGGACGCCCACCTGCCACCCCTGTGGCCCTGGCACACGCAGCAACCAG ctgCGATCACTATGCTACAACAactgcagcctggcactggcactgccaggccGGATGCTGCACTTTGAGTTCCCATCGCTGGGCCAAGGTGCCGGGGTGGGCACTGGGTCCAGCTTCACCCCCAAAGGACTGCGCTACAGCCATCACTTCCACCTTAGCCTCTGTGGGCACCAG GGCAGGAAGATGGCCTCATGTGCTGACAATGTGACAGCAGGTCTGGGGGGCCCTGCCCGTGTGGTCACCTCTTATGTGTGCCAGGCCATTCTGGTGCCCCCTGATGTCACCGGAGCCCGCGCAGCTGTGTCTTCTCAGCCCATCAGCCTGGGTGACCACTTGCTGG gtgtcaccaccagctctgtgctggacGGCATCGTGTCTCCCCCAGAGCTCTTCCCCCCCAGCCACCCTGACCTGCCTGacatcatcttcttcttcag GTCCAACGACatgacacagccctgcagcagtggcCGGGCCACCACCATCCGCCTGCGTTGTGACCCCCTGCGCATTGGTACTGGCactctggctgtccccag CAAATGCCCCGAGGGCACCTGCGACGGCTGCACCTTTCATTTCTTGTGGGTGACGGCCGAGGGATGTCCccgctgctccagctcccaccaCCGTCCCATTGTCGGCGCCTGTATCGGCGGCGTTCAG GTGATCCAGGCATGCCGGAGCGTGGATTTTTGGCTAAAAGTGGGAATTTCCACTGGGACGTGCGCGGCCGTCTTGCTGGCCGCGCTCGCCGCTTATTTCTGGAAAAAGACTCAAAA GTTGGAATACAAATATTCCAAGCTGGTGATGGACGCGGCAGCCCGGGAGACCGACGCGACGTCGCCCGACAGCTGCGCCATCATGGAGGGGGAGGACGCGGAGGACGAGCTGCTCTTTGCCACCGAAATGTCACTTTTTGGAAAACTCAAAGCCCTAACGGCCAAG CGGATGCCGGATGGATTCGACTCGGTTCCGCTCAAGACCTCATCCAGCAGCATCGATCGGGAGCTGTAA
- the ELAPOR1 gene encoding endosome/lysosome-associated apoptosis and autophagy regulator 1 isoform X5 yields MPGAIPKGSVPDAVPRGSVPGAYSCSRGRGQVAAGARRPGRWRGRGSGAGARTGRAAAVATAVAAAMAGSGARWMPLALCLAVILSPGRTGEQLHVCKESEYHYEYTACDSSGSRWRVAVPHTPGLCTGLPDPVRGTECCKIPARNGMGSGWQVAMAGMGNEAFSCKAGEFLEMQTQTCRPCAAGTYSLGTGVRFDEWDEVPHGFANVATNLEVDDGFGDAAENCTASTWVPLGDYVASNTDECTATLMYAVSLKQSGTVTFEYIYPDSSIVFEFFVQNDQCQPTVEESRWMRTTEKGWEFHSVELSRGNNVLYWRTTAFSVWSKVPKPVLVRNIGITGVAFTSECFPCKPGTFAPASGSTACQLCPADTFSGKGATACQPCDSDTYAEPGSGSCKPRPPCTDKDFFYTHTACDASGETQLMYKWAEPKICSEELPQAARLPSSGVKTQCPPCNPGFAKGNSSTCQPCPYGFYSNGSACLSCPEGTEPVLGLEYKWWNVLPPNMETTVLSGINFEYKGIAGWEVAGDYIYTAAGASDSDFMILTLVVPGFSPPSPVLEDTESREVARITFVFETLCSVGCELYFMVGVNSHTNTPVETWTGSTGKQSYTYLVEKNATVSFTWAFQRTPYHEALRSLCYNNCSLALALPGRMLHFEFPSLGQGAGVGTGSSFTPKGLRYSHHFHLSLCGHQGRKMASCADNVTAGLGGPARVVTSYVCQAILVPPDVTGARAAVSSQPISLGDHLLGVTTSSVLDGIVSPPELFPPSHPDLPDIIFFFRSNDMTQPCSSGRATTIRLRCDPLRIGTGTLAVPSKCPEGTCDGCTFHFLWVTAEGCPRCSSSHHRPIVGACIGGVQKTTYVWQEPRLCHGGDALPPQVIQACRSVDFWLKVGISTGTCAAVLLAALAAYFWKKTQKLEYKYSKLVMDAAARETDATSPDSCAIMEGEDAEDELLFATEMSLFGKLKALTAKRMPDGFDSVPLKTSSSSIDREL; encoded by the exons TCCGAGTACCACTATGAGTACACAGCATGTGACAGCTCAGGATCACGCTGGAGGGTGGCTGTACCCCACACACCTGGACTCTGCACTGGCCTGCCTGACCCTGTCAGGGGCACTGAATGTTGTAAGATTCCTGCCAGGAATGGCATGGGGTCAGGCTGGCAGGTGGCAatggcagggatgggaaatgAGG CATTCTCCTGCAAGGCGGGTGAGTTCCTGGAGATGCAGACGCAGACGTGCCGGCCCTGCGCTGCAGGCACCTACTCGCTGGGCACTGGTGTCCGCTTCGATGAGTGGGATGAGGTGCCCCATGGCTTTGCCAATGTGGCCACCAACCTGGAGGTGGATGATGGCTTTGGCGATGCGGCAGAGAACTGCACAGC GTCAACATGGGTGCCACTGGGGGACTACGTGGCCTCCAACACAGATGAGTGCACGGCCACCCTAATGTATGCTGTGAGCCTCAAGCAGTCGGGGACTGTCACCTTCGAATACATCTATCCTGACAGCAGCATCGTCTTTGAATTCTTC GTGCAGAACGACCAGTGCCAGCCCACGGTGGAGGAGTCCCGCTGGATGCGGACGACAGAGAAGGGCTGGGAATTCCACAGC GTGGAGCTGAGCCGTGGGAACAACGTGCTGTACTGGCGGACCACCGCCTTCTCTGTCTGGTCCAAGGTGCCTAAACCAGTGCTGGTGAGGAACATCGGCATTACAG ggGTGGCCTTCACTTCCGAGTGCTTCCCCTGCAAGCCCGGCACCTTCGCCCCCGCGTCCGGCTCAACCGCCTGCCAGCTCTGTCCCGCCGACACTTTCTCTGGCAAAGGGGCCACCGCCTGCCAGCCCTGCGACTCTGACACCTACGCTG AGCCCGGCTCGGGGTCCTGCAAGCCACGCCCGCCCTGCACAGACAAGGATTTCTTCTACACCCACACGGCCTGCGACGCCAGTGGGGAG ACCCAGCTGATGTACAAGTGGGCAGAGCCCAAGATCTGCAGCGAGGAGCTGCCGCAGGCGGCCCGGCTGCCATCCTCGGGGGTCAAGACCCAATGCCCCCCCTGCAACCCTGGCTTCGCCAAAGGCAACAGTAgcacctgccagccctgtccctatGGCTTCTATTCCAACGGCTCCG cctgcctcaGTTGCCCAGAGGGCACTGAGCCGGTGCTGGGCTTGGAGTACAAGTGGTGGAACGTGCTGCCCCCCAACATGGAGACCACCGTGCTCAGCGGCATCAACTTTGAGTACAAGGGCATTGCAG GCTGGGAGGTAGCTGGGGACTACATTTACACAGCAGCTGGAGCCTCTGACAGTGACTTCATGATCCTCACGCTGGTGGTCCCTGGCTTCAG ccctccaagcccagtgctggaggacacagagagcagggaggtggccaGGATCACCTTTGTTTTCGAGACGCTGTGCAGTGTTGGCTGTGAGCTCTACTTTATGGTG GGTGTCAACTCACACACCAACACTCCGGTGGAGACATGGACAGGCTCCACGGGGAAACAATCCTACACCTACCTGGTGGAGAAGAACGCGACCGTGAGCTTCACCTGGGCCTTCCAGCGAACCCCGTACCACGAGGCG ctgCGATCACTATGCTACAACAactgcagcctggcactggcactgccaggccGGATGCTGCACTTTGAGTTCCCATCGCTGGGCCAAGGTGCCGGGGTGGGCACTGGGTCCAGCTTCACCCCCAAAGGACTGCGCTACAGCCATCACTTCCACCTTAGCCTCTGTGGGCACCAG GGCAGGAAGATGGCCTCATGTGCTGACAATGTGACAGCAGGTCTGGGGGGCCCTGCCCGTGTGGTCACCTCTTATGTGTGCCAGGCCATTCTGGTGCCCCCTGATGTCACCGGAGCCCGCGCAGCTGTGTCTTCTCAGCCCATCAGCCTGGGTGACCACTTGCTGG gtgtcaccaccagctctgtgctggacGGCATCGTGTCTCCCCCAGAGCTCTTCCCCCCCAGCCACCCTGACCTGCCTGacatcatcttcttcttcag GTCCAACGACatgacacagccctgcagcagtggcCGGGCCACCACCATCCGCCTGCGTTGTGACCCCCTGCGCATTGGTACTGGCactctggctgtccccag CAAATGCCCCGAGGGCACCTGCGACGGCTGCACCTTTCATTTCTTGTGGGTGACGGCCGAGGGATGTCCccgctgctccagctcccaccaCCGTCCCATTGTCGGCGCCTGTATCGGCGGCGTTCAG AAAACCACCTACGTGTGGCAAGAGCCCCGGCTGTGCCACGGCGGAGACGCCCTACCGCCGCAGGTGATCCAGGCATGCCGGAGCGTGGATTTTTGGCTAAAAGTGGGAATTTCCACTGGGACGTGCGCGGCCGTCTTGCTGGCCGCGCTCGCCGCTTATTTCTGGAAAAAGACTCAAAA GTTGGAATACAAATATTCCAAGCTGGTGATGGACGCGGCAGCCCGGGAGACCGACGCGACGTCGCCCGACAGCTGCGCCATCATGGAGGGGGAGGACGCGGAGGACGAGCTGCTCTTTGCCACCGAAATGTCACTTTTTGGAAAACTCAAAGCCCTAACGGCCAAG CGGATGCCGGATGGATTCGACTCGGTTCCGCTCAAGACCTCATCCAGCAGCATCGATCGGGAGCTGTAA
- the ELAPOR1 gene encoding endosome/lysosome-associated apoptosis and autophagy regulator 1 isoform X6 yields MSLRSTWVPLGDYVASNTDECTATLMYAVSLKQSGTVTFEYIYPDSSIVFEFFVQNDQCQPTVEESRWMRTTEKGWEFHSVELSRGNNVLYWRTTAFSVWSKVPKPVLVRNIGITGVAFTSECFPCKPGTFAPASGSTACQLCPADTFSGKGATACQPCDSDTYAEPGSGSCKPRPPCTDKDFFYTHTACDASGETQLMYKWAEPKICSEELPQAARLPSSGVKTQCPPCNPGFAKGNSSTCQPCPYGFYSNGSACLSCPEGTEPVLGLEYKWWNVLPPNMETTVLSGINFEYKGIAGWEVAGDYIYTAAGASDSDFMILTLVVPGFSPPSPVLEDTESREVARITFVFETLCSVGCELYFMVGVNSHTNTPVETWTGSTGKQSYTYLVEKNATVSFTWAFQRTPYHEAGRRFTSDVAKLYSINVTNVQGGVASFCRRCAPQPTGSCAPCSPGSAVDPSSGTCQPCPPGTYLWGHPSDGTPTCHPCGPGTRSNQLRSLCYNNCSLALALPGRMLHFEFPSLGQGAGVGTGSSFTPKGLRYSHHFHLSLCGHQGRKMASCADNVTAGLGGPARVVTSYVCQAILVPPDVTGARAAVSSQPISLGDHLLGVTTSSVLDGIVSPPELFPPSHPDLPDIIFFFRSNDMTQPCSSGRATTIRLRCDPLRIGTGTLAVPSKCPEGTCDGCTFHFLWVTAEGCPRCSSSHHRPIVGACIGGVQKTTYVWQEPRLCHGGDALPPQVIQACRSVDFWLKVGISTGTCAAVLLAALAAYFWKKTQKLEYKYSKLVMDAAARETDATSPDSCAIMEGEDAEDELLFATEMSLFGKLKALTAKRMPDGFDSVPLKTSSSSIDREL; encoded by the exons ATGTCCCTAAG GTCAACATGGGTGCCACTGGGGGACTACGTGGCCTCCAACACAGATGAGTGCACGGCCACCCTAATGTATGCTGTGAGCCTCAAGCAGTCGGGGACTGTCACCTTCGAATACATCTATCCTGACAGCAGCATCGTCTTTGAATTCTTC GTGCAGAACGACCAGTGCCAGCCCACGGTGGAGGAGTCCCGCTGGATGCGGACGACAGAGAAGGGCTGGGAATTCCACAGC GTGGAGCTGAGCCGTGGGAACAACGTGCTGTACTGGCGGACCACCGCCTTCTCTGTCTGGTCCAAGGTGCCTAAACCAGTGCTGGTGAGGAACATCGGCATTACAG ggGTGGCCTTCACTTCCGAGTGCTTCCCCTGCAAGCCCGGCACCTTCGCCCCCGCGTCCGGCTCAACCGCCTGCCAGCTCTGTCCCGCCGACACTTTCTCTGGCAAAGGGGCCACCGCCTGCCAGCCCTGCGACTCTGACACCTACGCTG AGCCCGGCTCGGGGTCCTGCAAGCCACGCCCGCCCTGCACAGACAAGGATTTCTTCTACACCCACACGGCCTGCGACGCCAGTGGGGAG ACCCAGCTGATGTACAAGTGGGCAGAGCCCAAGATCTGCAGCGAGGAGCTGCCGCAGGCGGCCCGGCTGCCATCCTCGGGGGTCAAGACCCAATGCCCCCCCTGCAACCCTGGCTTCGCCAAAGGCAACAGTAgcacctgccagccctgtccctatGGCTTCTATTCCAACGGCTCCG cctgcctcaGTTGCCCAGAGGGCACTGAGCCGGTGCTGGGCTTGGAGTACAAGTGGTGGAACGTGCTGCCCCCCAACATGGAGACCACCGTGCTCAGCGGCATCAACTTTGAGTACAAGGGCATTGCAG GCTGGGAGGTAGCTGGGGACTACATTTACACAGCAGCTGGAGCCTCTGACAGTGACTTCATGATCCTCACGCTGGTGGTCCCTGGCTTCAG ccctccaagcccagtgctggaggacacagagagcagggaggtggccaGGATCACCTTTGTTTTCGAGACGCTGTGCAGTGTTGGCTGTGAGCTCTACTTTATGGTG GGTGTCAACTCACACACCAACACTCCGGTGGAGACATGGACAGGCTCCACGGGGAAACAATCCTACACCTACCTGGTGGAGAAGAACGCGACCGTGAGCTTCACCTGGGCCTTCCAGCGAACCCCGTACCACGAGGCG GGCCGGCGGTTCACCAGTGATGTGGCCAAGCTGTACAGCATCAACGTCACCAATGTGCAGGGGGGGGTGGCCTCCTTCTGCCGCcgctgtgccccccagcccacTGGGTCCTGTGCCCCGTGttcccctggcagtgctgtggacCCCAGCTCAGGCACCTGCCAGCCTTGCCCACCTGGCACCTACCTGTGGGGCCACCCCTCCGACGGGACGCCCACCTGCCACCCCTGTGGCCCTGGCACACGCAGCAACCAG ctgCGATCACTATGCTACAACAactgcagcctggcactggcactgccaggccGGATGCTGCACTTTGAGTTCCCATCGCTGGGCCAAGGTGCCGGGGTGGGCACTGGGTCCAGCTTCACCCCCAAAGGACTGCGCTACAGCCATCACTTCCACCTTAGCCTCTGTGGGCACCAG GGCAGGAAGATGGCCTCATGTGCTGACAATGTGACAGCAGGTCTGGGGGGCCCTGCCCGTGTGGTCACCTCTTATGTGTGCCAGGCCATTCTGGTGCCCCCTGATGTCACCGGAGCCCGCGCAGCTGTGTCTTCTCAGCCCATCAGCCTGGGTGACCACTTGCTGG gtgtcaccaccagctctgtgctggacGGCATCGTGTCTCCCCCAGAGCTCTTCCCCCCCAGCCACCCTGACCTGCCTGacatcatcttcttcttcag GTCCAACGACatgacacagccctgcagcagtggcCGGGCCACCACCATCCGCCTGCGTTGTGACCCCCTGCGCATTGGTACTGGCactctggctgtccccag CAAATGCCCCGAGGGCACCTGCGACGGCTGCACCTTTCATTTCTTGTGGGTGACGGCCGAGGGATGTCCccgctgctccagctcccaccaCCGTCCCATTGTCGGCGCCTGTATCGGCGGCGTTCAG AAAACCACCTACGTGTGGCAAGAGCCCCGGCTGTGCCACGGCGGAGACGCCCTACCGCCGCAGGTGATCCAGGCATGCCGGAGCGTGGATTTTTGGCTAAAAGTGGGAATTTCCACTGGGACGTGCGCGGCCGTCTTGCTGGCCGCGCTCGCCGCTTATTTCTGGAAAAAGACTCAAAA GTTGGAATACAAATATTCCAAGCTGGTGATGGACGCGGCAGCCCGGGAGACCGACGCGACGTCGCCCGACAGCTGCGCCATCATGGAGGGGGAGGACGCGGAGGACGAGCTGCTCTTTGCCACCGAAATGTCACTTTTTGGAAAACTCAAAGCCCTAACGGCCAAG CGGATGCCGGATGGATTCGACTCGGTTCCGCTCAAGACCTCATCCAGCAGCATCGATCGGGAGCTGTAA
- the ELAPOR1 gene encoding endosome/lysosome-associated apoptosis and autophagy regulator 1 isoform X7, which yields MGSFSQVELSRGNNVLYWRTTAFSVWSKVPKPVLVRNIGITGVAFTSECFPCKPGTFAPASGSTACQLCPADTFSGKGATACQPCDSDTYAEPGSGSCKPRPPCTDKDFFYTHTACDASGETQLMYKWAEPKICSEELPQAARLPSSGVKTQCPPCNPGFAKGNSSTCQPCPYGFYSNGSACLSCPEGTEPVLGLEYKWWNVLPPNMETTVLSGINFEYKGIAGWEVAGDYIYTAAGASDSDFMILTLVVPGFSPPSPVLEDTESREVARITFVFETLCSVGCELYFMVGVNSHTNTPVETWTGSTGKQSYTYLVEKNATVSFTWAFQRTPYHEAGRRFTSDVAKLYSINVTNVQGGVASFCRRCAPQPTGSCAPCSPGSAVDPSSGTCQPCPPGTYLWGHPSDGTPTCHPCGPGTRSNQLRSLCYNNCSLALALPGRMLHFEFPSLGQGAGVGTGSSFTPKGLRYSHHFHLSLCGHQGRKMASCADNVTAGLGGPARVVTSYVCQAILVPPDVTGARAAVSSQPISLGDHLLGVTTSSVLDGIVSPPELFPPSHPDLPDIIFFFRSNDMTQPCSSGRATTIRLRCDPLRIGTGTLAVPSKCPEGTCDGCTFHFLWVTAEGCPRCSSSHHRPIVGACIGGVQKTTYVWQEPRLCHGGDALPPQVIQACRSVDFWLKVGISTGTCAAVLLAALAAYFWKKTQKLEYKYSKLVMDAAARETDATSPDSCAIMEGEDAEDELLFATEMSLFGKLKALTAKRMPDGFDSVPLKTSSSSIDREL from the exons ATGGGATCCTTCTCCCAGGTGGAGCTGAGCCGTGGGAACAACGTGCTGTACTGGCGGACCACCGCCTTCTCTGTCTGGTCCAAGGTGCCTAAACCAGTGCTGGTGAGGAACATCGGCATTACAG ggGTGGCCTTCACTTCCGAGTGCTTCCCCTGCAAGCCCGGCACCTTCGCCCCCGCGTCCGGCTCAACCGCCTGCCAGCTCTGTCCCGCCGACACTTTCTCTGGCAAAGGGGCCACCGCCTGCCAGCCCTGCGACTCTGACACCTACGCTG AGCCCGGCTCGGGGTCCTGCAAGCCACGCCCGCCCTGCACAGACAAGGATTTCTTCTACACCCACACGGCCTGCGACGCCAGTGGGGAG ACCCAGCTGATGTACAAGTGGGCAGAGCCCAAGATCTGCAGCGAGGAGCTGCCGCAGGCGGCCCGGCTGCCATCCTCGGGGGTCAAGACCCAATGCCCCCCCTGCAACCCTGGCTTCGCCAAAGGCAACAGTAgcacctgccagccctgtccctatGGCTTCTATTCCAACGGCTCCG cctgcctcaGTTGCCCAGAGGGCACTGAGCCGGTGCTGGGCTTGGAGTACAAGTGGTGGAACGTGCTGCCCCCCAACATGGAGACCACCGTGCTCAGCGGCATCAACTTTGAGTACAAGGGCATTGCAG GCTGGGAGGTAGCTGGGGACTACATTTACACAGCAGCTGGAGCCTCTGACAGTGACTTCATGATCCTCACGCTGGTGGTCCCTGGCTTCAG ccctccaagcccagtgctggaggacacagagagcagggaggtggccaGGATCACCTTTGTTTTCGAGACGCTGTGCAGTGTTGGCTGTGAGCTCTACTTTATGGTG GGTGTCAACTCACACACCAACACTCCGGTGGAGACATGGACAGGCTCCACGGGGAAACAATCCTACACCTACCTGGTGGAGAAGAACGCGACCGTGAGCTTCACCTGGGCCTTCCAGCGAACCCCGTACCACGAGGCG GGCCGGCGGTTCACCAGTGATGTGGCCAAGCTGTACAGCATCAACGTCACCAATGTGCAGGGGGGGGTGGCCTCCTTCTGCCGCcgctgtgccccccagcccacTGGGTCCTGTGCCCCGTGttcccctggcagtgctgtggacCCCAGCTCAGGCACCTGCCAGCCTTGCCCACCTGGCACCTACCTGTGGGGCCACCCCTCCGACGGGACGCCCACCTGCCACCCCTGTGGCCCTGGCACACGCAGCAACCAG ctgCGATCACTATGCTACAACAactgcagcctggcactggcactgccaggccGGATGCTGCACTTTGAGTTCCCATCGCTGGGCCAAGGTGCCGGGGTGGGCACTGGGTCCAGCTTCACCCCCAAAGGACTGCGCTACAGCCATCACTTCCACCTTAGCCTCTGTGGGCACCAG GGCAGGAAGATGGCCTCATGTGCTGACAATGTGACAGCAGGTCTGGGGGGCCCTGCCCGTGTGGTCACCTCTTATGTGTGCCAGGCCATTCTGGTGCCCCCTGATGTCACCGGAGCCCGCGCAGCTGTGTCTTCTCAGCCCATCAGCCTGGGTGACCACTTGCTGG gtgtcaccaccagctctgtgctggacGGCATCGTGTCTCCCCCAGAGCTCTTCCCCCCCAGCCACCCTGACCTGCCTGacatcatcttcttcttcag GTCCAACGACatgacacagccctgcagcagtggcCGGGCCACCACCATCCGCCTGCGTTGTGACCCCCTGCGCATTGGTACTGGCactctggctgtccccag CAAATGCCCCGAGGGCACCTGCGACGGCTGCACCTTTCATTTCTTGTGGGTGACGGCCGAGGGATGTCCccgctgctccagctcccaccaCCGTCCCATTGTCGGCGCCTGTATCGGCGGCGTTCAG AAAACCACCTACGTGTGGCAAGAGCCCCGGCTGTGCCACGGCGGAGACGCCCTACCGCCGCAGGTGATCCAGGCATGCCGGAGCGTGGATTTTTGGCTAAAAGTGGGAATTTCCACTGGGACGTGCGCGGCCGTCTTGCTGGCCGCGCTCGCCGCTTATTTCTGGAAAAAGACTCAAAA GTTGGAATACAAATATTCCAAGCTGGTGATGGACGCGGCAGCCCGGGAGACCGACGCGACGTCGCCCGACAGCTGCGCCATCATGGAGGGGGAGGACGCGGAGGACGAGCTGCTCTTTGCCACCGAAATGTCACTTTTTGGAAAACTCAAAGCCCTAACGGCCAAG CGGATGCCGGATGGATTCGACTCGGTTCCGCTCAAGACCTCATCCAGCAGCATCGATCGGGAGCTGTAA